The Triticum aestivum cultivar Chinese Spring chromosome 3A, IWGSC CS RefSeq v2.1, whole genome shotgun sequence genome includes a region encoding these proteins:
- the LOC123059539 gene encoding abscisic stress-ripening protein 1, with protein sequence MGRHSSSSGKTEAGGEQYRKEEKHHKHMEKLAKLGAVAAGAYARHEKHEARKDPEHARSHKMKEKIAATVAAGSAGFAIHEHHKKKEAKKHARHAHHHRYNHGCICTCRP encoded by the exons ATGGGCCgccacagcagcagcagcggcaagacCGAGGCCGGCGGCGAGCAGTACCGCAAGGAGGAGAAGCATCACAAGCACATGGAGAAGCTGGCCAAGCTCGGTGCCGTCGCCGCCGGAGCATACGCTAGG CACGAGAAGCACGAGGCGAGGAAGGACCCGGAGCATGCGAGGTCGCACAAGATGAAGGAGAAGATCGCCGCCACTGTCGCCGCCGGCAGCGCAGGATTCGCCATCCACGAGCACCACAAGAAGAAAGAGGCCAAGAAGCACGCTCGTCATGCCCACCACCACAGATAcaatcatggatgcatatgcacATGTAGACCCTAG